One Lutzomyia longipalpis isolate SR_M1_2022 chromosome 4, ASM2433408v1 DNA segment encodes these proteins:
- the LOC129796622 gene encoding lipid droplet-associated hydrolase isoform X1, with protein MKSYTAFGEIPTCPVIMQRDNKDGGDKKKVIVIIPGNPGYKAFYDEFALELYNTLDKEIPIIQTGHLGQERLCRHYDRNLPPLNDNKQLYGLDNQVKHKIDIIKNAVPENHEIFLVGHSIGSWMILEMLKNTEIRKQTKKCFLLFPTIERMAESPNGQIFCRYNALFAPLLIFLTKLFCLAPRFLRNFIVSLYLYMSFLDGKLKIILRRFIHPEVVQRSLVLAQEEMIRVRDLDIRIIEENKSVLKLYYGTTDGWVPVQYYEEICQKIPEIDAELDSDNIEHAFVLKSSKVMAQKTSLWIKNLVE; from the exons ATGAAGTCCTACACAGCATTTGGAGAAATTCCAACGTGTCCTGTGATAATGCAGCGTGACAATAAGGATGGTGGGGATAAGAAAAAAGTAATTGTTATTATTCCTGGAAATCCCGGTTATAAGGCTTTTTACGACGAGTTTGCTTTGGAACTCTATAATACATTGGACAAAGAAATTCCAATTATTCAGACGGGACATCTTGGACAAGAGCGATTATGTCGTCATTACGATAGAAATTTGCCTCCTTTAAACGACAATAAACAGCTGTATGGTTTAGATAATCAAGTAAAGCACAAG ATTGACATAATTAAGAATGCAGTGCCTGAAAatcatgagatttttcttgttgGACATTCCATTGGTAGTTGGATGATTTTGGAAATGCTGAAGAATACTGAAATAaggaaacaaacaaaaaaatgttttctcctGTTTCCCACTATAGAGAGAATGGCTGAGAGTCCCAATGgacaaatattttgcagaTATAACGCTCTATTTGCTccacttttaattttcttgacaaaACTATTTTGTCTTGCTCCACGATTCCTCCGAAACTTCATTGTAAGTCTCTATCTCTACATGTCATTCCTGGATGGAAAACTAAAAATCATTCTCAGACGTTTTATTCATCCAGAAGTTGTTCAACGAAGCCTCGTTCTGGCTCAAGAGGAAATGATTCGTGTCCGGGACTTAGACATAAGAAtcattgaggaaaataaaagtgTTCTTAAATTATACTACGGTACCACAGATGGATGGGTCCCAGTGCAATACTATGAGgaaatatgccaaaaaattcctgaaattGATGCTGAACTTGATAGTGATAACATAGAACATGCATTTGTGCTCAAATCATCGAAAGTGATGGCACAAAAAACTTCTTTGTGGATCAAAAATCTTGTGGAATGA
- the LOC129796622 gene encoding lipid droplet-associated hydrolase isoform X2, with product MKSYTAFGEIPTCPVIMQRDNKDGGDKKKVIVIIPGNPGYKAFYDEFALELYNTLDKEIPIIQTGHLGQERLCRHYDRNLPPLNDNKQLYGLDNQVKHKIDIIKNAVPENHEIFLVGHSIGSWMILEMLKNTEIRKQTKKCFLLFPTIERMAESPNGQIFCRYNALFAPLLIFLTKLFCLAPRFLRNFIKLFNEASFWLKRK from the exons ATGAAGTCCTACACAGCATTTGGAGAAATTCCAACGTGTCCTGTGATAATGCAGCGTGACAATAAGGATGGTGGGGATAAGAAAAAAGTAATTGTTATTATTCCTGGAAATCCCGGTTATAAGGCTTTTTACGACGAGTTTGCTTTGGAACTCTATAATACATTGGACAAAGAAATTCCAATTATTCAGACGGGACATCTTGGACAAGAGCGATTATGTCGTCATTACGATAGAAATTTGCCTCCTTTAAACGACAATAAACAGCTGTATGGTTTAGATAATCAAGTAAAGCACAAG ATTGACATAATTAAGAATGCAGTGCCTGAAAatcatgagatttttcttgttgGACATTCCATTGGTAGTTGGATGATTTTGGAAATGCTGAAGAATACTGAAATAaggaaacaaacaaaaaaatgttttctcctGTTTCCCACTATAGAGAGAATGGCTGAGAGTCCCAATGgacaaatattttgcagaTATAACGCTCTATTTGCTccacttttaattttcttgacaaaACTATTTTGTCTTGCTCCACGATTCCTCCGAAACTTCATT AAGTTGTTCAACGAAGCCTCGTTCTGGCTCAAGAGGAAATGA